Proteins encoded within one genomic window of Variovorax sp. OAS795:
- a CDS encoding tripartite tricarboxylate transporter substrate binding protein, protein MNPRRNLICAAIGLTLTLSTGHSMAQDPAPDYPSKAISMVVPYAAGGSSDTRARQVAAKLATYLAKPVIVENKPGAAGNIGTEYIARANPDGHVIGVGNFAPLSVNKALFPKLNYDPATDLVPVALIEKGPLVLMVSNDKSDFKTYGDLVKWGKANPGKLNYASAGAGGAFHLAGELLEDAAGLQMVHIPYRGGGPATTDLIAGNVNFMFDMIPASLPYLKASPPKARALAIANERRLPQLPEVPTFAELGVKGMEVSNWFGIVAPKGTPPAVVAKLNAAINRALKEPDLAERITSQGNVIGGGTPEEFGSFITAETVRWSKVIKEKDIRPE, encoded by the coding sequence ATGAACCCCCGTCGCAACCTGATTTGTGCCGCCATCGGTCTCACGCTGACGCTGTCGACCGGCCATTCGATGGCGCAGGATCCCGCTCCGGATTACCCGTCCAAGGCTATCTCGATGGTCGTCCCCTACGCAGCAGGAGGCAGCTCCGACACCAGAGCCCGCCAAGTGGCCGCGAAGCTGGCCACCTACCTGGCCAAGCCGGTGATCGTCGAGAACAAGCCGGGCGCTGCCGGAAACATCGGCACGGAGTACATCGCTCGTGCGAACCCTGACGGGCATGTCATCGGCGTCGGCAACTTCGCGCCGCTGTCGGTGAACAAGGCGCTCTTCCCCAAGCTGAACTACGACCCCGCGACCGATCTGGTGCCAGTGGCGCTGATCGAGAAGGGTCCGTTGGTGCTGATGGTCAGCAACGACAAGTCGGACTTCAAGACCTACGGTGACTTGGTGAAGTGGGGCAAGGCGAACCCAGGAAAATTGAACTATGCGTCCGCTGGCGCGGGCGGCGCTTTTCATTTGGCCGGCGAGTTGCTCGAGGACGCTGCGGGGCTTCAAATGGTCCACATCCCGTATCGCGGTGGCGGCCCTGCAACTACTGACCTCATCGCTGGAAACGTCAACTTCATGTTCGACATGATTCCGGCGTCGCTCCCTTATCTGAAAGCCTCCCCGCCCAAGGCGAGAGCGCTCGCAATCGCCAACGAAAGGCGGCTGCCTCAGTTGCCCGAAGTTCCCACCTTCGCTGAACTGGGTGTCAAAGGAATGGAAGTTTCCAACTGGTTCGGCATCGTCGCGCCGAAGGGAACTCCACCCGCGGTGGTTGCGAAGCTCAATGCGGCCATCAATCGAGCTTTGAAAGAGCCTGATCTGGCCGAGCGCATCACCTCGCAAGGCAACGTGATCGGAGGCGGCACGCCGGAGGAATTCGGCTCCTTCATTACGGCAGAGACGGTGCGGTGGAGCAAGGTCATCAAGGAAAAAGACATCCGCCCGGAATAA
- a CDS encoding tripartite tricarboxylate transporter substrate binding protein — translation MRYVQLAALALALAGPSIALAAGPGGYPSRPVTVVVPFAPGGGSDNIARYIVSRLSERTKATFIIDNKPGAGTNIGNEFVSRAAPDGQTLLFGQVTLAINPSVYKTLRYNVQKDFVPIAHIADSPTVLIVTSSLPVKSVKEFVSYAKSHPGTLNYGSGGKGTSVHLSGELFSSLTGAQMVHVPYRGSALAMTDLIGGQVQSMFDTAPSALQHIKGGKVRALAVTGTKRVTDLPDVPTFAEAGYAEFDAPAWYGLLAPAATPAPIVHYLNGEVEQILKEPATQQRLAQLGAAPVGGSSDAFGKFIQAESARWSAVALKANVTPD, via the coding sequence ATGCGCTACGTCCAACTCGCGGCCCTCGCGCTTGCGCTTGCGGGTCCTTCGATCGCACTCGCAGCGGGTCCGGGAGGCTATCCCTCGCGGCCCGTCACCGTGGTGGTGCCCTTCGCTCCCGGCGGGGGAAGCGACAACATTGCACGATACATCGTGAGCCGACTCTCAGAGCGCACGAAGGCCACCTTCATCATCGACAACAAGCCCGGCGCCGGCACGAACATCGGCAACGAGTTCGTCAGCCGGGCCGCACCAGACGGCCAGACGCTCCTGTTCGGGCAAGTCACGCTGGCGATCAATCCCTCCGTTTACAAGACGCTGCGCTACAACGTGCAGAAGGATTTCGTGCCGATTGCGCACATCGCGGACTCGCCCACGGTGCTGATCGTCACGAGTTCGTTGCCCGTGAAGAGCGTCAAGGAATTCGTCTCCTACGCGAAGAGCCATCCAGGCACGCTCAACTACGGGTCGGGCGGCAAAGGTACCTCGGTCCATTTGTCCGGGGAGCTGTTTAGCTCGCTGACGGGTGCGCAGATGGTGCATGTTCCATACCGCGGCAGCGCGCTGGCCATGACCGACCTGATCGGTGGCCAAGTGCAGTCGATGTTCGACACGGCGCCGTCGGCCTTGCAGCACATCAAGGGCGGCAAGGTGCGCGCCCTGGCGGTCACAGGAACGAAACGCGTCACCGATCTTCCGGACGTCCCCACATTCGCAGAGGCCGGGTATGCCGAATTCGATGCCCCTGCGTGGTACGGCCTGCTCGCGCCGGCGGCGACGCCCGCGCCAATCGTCCACTACCTCAACGGCGAGGTCGAACAGATCCTCAAGGAGCCAGCGACACAGCAGCGGCTGGCGCAACTGGGAGCGGCGCCGGTCGGCGGCTCGTCCGACGCATTCGGCAAGTTCATTCAAGCTGAATCCGCGCGCTGGAGCGCGGTGGCTCTCAAGGCAAACGTGACCCCCGACTGA
- a CDS encoding isocitrate/isopropylmalate dehydrogenase family protein, translating into MKLLVLPGDGIGPEIVASSIEVLEAVSQRFDLNLSFDYDDVGFVSLRKHGTTLREETLEKARKYDGIVLGTQSHADYPAPEKGGRNISGSFRVQLDLYANVRPARTREALPSNMKAGKTMDLVIMREATEGFYPDRNMARGWGEMMPSPDMALSVRKVTRHCCDRIARRAFELAMKRRKKVTAIHKANSFHMTDGLFLECCRNVAKEFPEVAFDDLLVDASTAYLVRTPERFDVLVAENFYGDILSDLASELSGSLGLAGSIMAGDTLCCAQAQHGSAPDIENQDKANPTSMILSVAMLLEWLGEHHNLKAFADAGLAVHAAVEKVLADPETRTADIGGKMGTKAFSRAVVAELIRK; encoded by the coding sequence ATGAAGCTCCTCGTTTTGCCCGGCGACGGCATCGGTCCCGAGATCGTCGCATCCTCCATTGAAGTCCTCGAAGCGGTGAGCCAGCGCTTCGACCTGAACCTCTCATTCGACTATGACGATGTCGGATTCGTCAGCCTGAGGAAGCACGGCACCACCCTGCGCGAAGAGACGCTGGAGAAGGCGCGCAAGTACGACGGTATCGTTCTCGGCACGCAGTCGCATGCGGACTATCCAGCCCCGGAAAAAGGCGGTCGCAACATCTCCGGTTCGTTCCGCGTCCAGCTGGACCTCTACGCCAACGTGCGTCCAGCGCGGACTCGTGAAGCCCTTCCTTCGAACATGAAGGCGGGCAAGACCATGGACCTGGTCATCATGCGCGAGGCCACCGAGGGCTTCTACCCGGATCGCAACATGGCGCGCGGCTGGGGCGAAATGATGCCGTCACCGGATATGGCGCTGTCGGTCCGCAAGGTCACCCGCCACTGCTGCGATCGCATCGCCCGCCGCGCTTTCGAGTTGGCGATGAAGCGCCGCAAAAAGGTCACGGCCATCCACAAGGCCAACAGCTTCCACATGACCGACGGCCTGTTCCTCGAGTGCTGTCGCAACGTCGCGAAAGAGTTCCCAGAGGTCGCCTTCGACGACTTGCTGGTCGACGCATCCACCGCCTATCTCGTGCGCACCCCCGAGCGCTTCGACGTGCTGGTAGCCGAGAACTTCTACGGAGACATCCTCTCCGATCTGGCCAGCGAACTGTCGGGAAGTCTCGGTCTGGCGGGCTCGATCATGGCGGGCGATACGCTGTGCTGCGCCCAGGCCCAGCACGGGTCGGCGCCCGACATCGAGAACCAGGACAAGGCGAATCCGACGTCCATGATCCTGTCGGTCGCCATGCTGCTCGAATGGCTTGGCGAGCATCACAACCTGAAAGCATTCGCCGACGCCGGACTCGCCGTGCATGCGGCCGTCGAAAAGGTGCTGGCCGATCCCGAGACGCGTACCGCGGACATCGGCGGAAAGATGGGCACCAAGGCCTTCAGCCGCGCGGTCGTCGCTGAACTGATCCGGAAGTAA
- a CDS encoding cupin domain-containing protein: MTIKTPSDAVLLKPETLTTHERGGGARTTPLVTKAIGTHSFITGYTSFDGGVEIPFHSHNCEESVVLMEGDAMLDIDGLEYQLKPHDVTYIPPNVTHRFRNLSKTQPMKILWIYANVDATRTLEATGVTNPVSAEHKQ, encoded by the coding sequence ATGACCATCAAGACCCCCTCCGATGCTGTGCTTCTCAAGCCGGAAACCCTGACGACGCACGAGCGCGGTGGCGGGGCCCGGACCACGCCATTGGTCACCAAGGCCATCGGAACGCACAGTTTCATCACGGGCTACACCAGCTTCGACGGAGGCGTCGAGATTCCCTTTCACAGCCACAACTGCGAGGAGAGCGTGGTCCTGATGGAAGGCGATGCGATGCTGGACATCGATGGCTTGGAGTACCAGCTCAAGCCGCACGACGTCACCTACATCCCGCCGAACGTGACGCACCGCTTCCGCAATCTGTCCAAGACGCAGCCCATGAAGATCCTTTGGATCTACGCGAACGTCGATGCCACGCGCACTCTGGAGGCAACTGGCGTCACCAACCCAGTTTCCGCCGAACACAAGCAGTAA
- a CDS encoding NAD-dependent succinate-semialdehyde dehydrogenase, with protein MINTTNPVTEVIEARFDAHTAEQVEQLLEGAANAQRQWAQTPLSARLPLLHRVAGVLRENKAAYARLITMEMGKPIVEAEGEIEKCAVTCEFYAENAPRFLSDMTVESNATESSVVFDPLGIVLAVMPWNYPFWQFVRFAAPALAAGNGALLKHANNVPQCALALQDAFVKAGAPEGLVTTLLVEASEVAGLIADRRVAAVTLTGSTAVGKIVAAQAGAVMKKQVLELGGSDPFIVLADADIEEAAKVATKARFTNTGQSCICAKRFLVEESVADRFVEALCAHASELKIGDPMQRDTSVGPMARGNLRDELHSQVQRTIAAGAKLLLGGAPVEGPGYFYPPTVMDHVTPDMAAAKEETFGPAAAVIRVKDADEAVRLANATEFGLGAALWTRDLERAKSLARRIEAGAVFINGLVASDARLPFGGIKQSGYGRELGEFGIREFTNIKTVWIGPTR; from the coding sequence ATGATCAACACAACCAATCCCGTCACGGAAGTCATCGAGGCTCGCTTCGACGCCCACACTGCCGAGCAGGTCGAGCAACTATTGGAGGGCGCCGCAAACGCGCAGCGGCAATGGGCGCAAACCCCTTTGAGCGCCAGGTTGCCGCTGCTTCACCGAGTCGCTGGCGTGTTGCGCGAGAACAAGGCAGCGTACGCCCGCCTCATCACCATGGAGATGGGAAAGCCAATCGTCGAAGCCGAAGGCGAGATCGAAAAATGCGCCGTCACCTGCGAGTTTTATGCGGAGAACGCGCCCCGATTTCTGTCCGACATGACCGTCGAGAGCAATGCGACTGAGAGCTCCGTGGTGTTCGATCCGCTCGGCATCGTGCTGGCCGTCATGCCGTGGAACTACCCGTTCTGGCAGTTCGTGCGCTTCGCCGCACCAGCACTGGCAGCGGGCAACGGCGCGCTCCTCAAGCACGCCAACAACGTGCCCCAATGCGCGCTAGCCTTGCAGGACGCGTTCGTAAAGGCCGGCGCGCCCGAGGGCTTGGTCACGACGCTCCTGGTCGAAGCCTCCGAAGTGGCCGGGCTGATCGCCGACCGTCGTGTCGCGGCCGTCACGCTGACGGGTTCCACGGCGGTCGGCAAGATCGTTGCGGCGCAGGCCGGCGCCGTCATGAAGAAGCAGGTGCTCGAACTCGGCGGCTCCGACCCCTTCATCGTGCTGGCCGATGCCGACATCGAAGAAGCGGCCAAGGTGGCGACGAAGGCGCGATTCACGAACACCGGCCAAAGCTGCATCTGCGCGAAGCGCTTCCTGGTGGAGGAATCGGTCGCCGATCGTTTCGTCGAGGCACTGTGTGCGCACGCGTCCGAATTGAAGATCGGTGACCCCATGCAGCGCGACACCTCTGTCGGCCCGATGGCCCGAGGAAATCTCCGGGACGAATTGCACAGCCAGGTCCAGCGCACGATCGCGGCAGGCGCGAAGCTGCTACTTGGCGGCGCCCCGGTGGAGGGCCCGGGCTACTTCTACCCGCCGACGGTGATGGACCACGTTACGCCCGATATGGCGGCGGCGAAGGAGGAAACCTTCGGCCCGGCCGCTGCAGTCATCCGCGTCAAGGACGCCGACGAGGCAGTCCGTCTCGCCAATGCGACCGAGTTTGGCCTGGGCGCGGCGCTGTGGACGCGCGACCTGGAGCGCGCCAAATCATTGGCCCGTCGGATCGAGGCCGGCGCCGTGTTTATCAACGGATTGGTCGCCTCCGATGCGCGGCTCCCGTTCGGTGGCATCAAGCAGTCGGGCTATGGCCGTGAACTGGGCGAGTTCGGCATCCGTGAGTTCACCAATATCAAAACCGTCTGGATCGGCCCGACGCGCTGA
- a CDS encoding amidohydrolase family protein produces the protein MNFATQKQARRGDVREQLAKAHRVIEPLGWSLQLHCQSDLTAELLPELSRIECTLVLDHFAGLPAQDWDPRGSDWAAIRTLLNLGRTYIKLSAPYRISDDARQSGVERLAAALVSAAPERMLWGSDWPHTGGSGVRATSSQEIEPFRQVDAGATLNLLADWAPTPELRHRILVTNPAAVFGFDPHPTTAA, from the coding sequence CTGAACTTCGCGACACAGAAGCAGGCCCGCCGGGGCGACGTTCGCGAGCAACTCGCAAAGGCGCATCGTGTGATAGAGCCACTGGGTTGGAGCTTGCAGCTCCATTGCCAGAGTGACCTGACCGCCGAACTCCTGCCCGAACTGTCCCGCATCGAATGCACGCTTGTGCTCGACCACTTCGCCGGCTTGCCCGCGCAGGACTGGGACCCTCGAGGTTCGGACTGGGCAGCGATCCGAACGCTCCTGAATCTGGGCAGGACGTATATCAAGCTCTCGGCGCCTTACCGGATCTCCGACGATGCGAGGCAGTCGGGCGTTGAACGGTTGGCGGCCGCCCTCGTTTCCGCTGCTCCGGAGCGGATGCTGTGGGGTTCGGACTGGCCGCACACCGGCGGCTCCGGTGTCCGGGCGACATCGTCGCAGGAGATCGAGCCATTCCGCCAAGTCGATGCAGGTGCCACGCTGAATCTGCTGGCCGACTGGGCGCCAACTCCCGAACTTCGCCATCGCATCCTCGTCACCAATCCGGCTGCCGTCTTTGGCTTCGATCCGCATCCCACCACTGCTGCCTAG
- a CDS encoding amidohydrolase family protein: MLSVTTPSRFDLPPGSTDCHVHVFDPARFHFDSARSYTPPAATAADLIGFQQKMRMHRVVLVQPSCYGSDNAAMLDALAQFTPAQARGIAVLDFERTDATMLHALHARRRARRPAELRDTEAGPPGRRSRATRKGASCDRATGLELAAPLPE, translated from the coding sequence ATGTTGTCCGTCACCACTCCCTCGCGATTTGATCTGCCCCCGGGAAGCACCGACTGCCATGTGCATGTATTCGATCCCGCGCGCTTCCACTTCGACTCGGCGCGGTCCTATACACCGCCAGCCGCCACCGCAGCAGACCTGATCGGCTTCCAGCAAAAGATGCGCATGCACAGGGTGGTCCTGGTGCAGCCCAGTTGCTATGGCTCCGACAACGCGGCCATGCTGGATGCCCTCGCTCAGTTCACCCCAGCTCAGGCCCGTGGCATTGCTGTGCTCGACTTCGAGCGCACCGATGCGACCATGCTGCATGCATTGCACGCCAGGCGGCGTGCGCGGCGTCCGGCTGAACTTCGCGACACAGAAGCAGGCCCGCCGGGGCGACGTTCGCGAGCAACTCGCAAAGGCGCATCGTGTGATAGAGCCACTGGGTTGGAGCTTGCAGCTCCATTGCCAGAGTGA
- a CDS encoding GntR family transcriptional regulator has translation MTRQLATQLAADIQQYIAANQLPTGTRLPERGLAEHFRVSRSPVREALKRLAAQSVIEAHADGGYAVADVREGSPSPSALAPDAANDSSESTYLRIAEDRLNGLLPDRVTENELIRRYGPTRNQLTGILRRMVHEGWVERLPGHGWAFLPTLSSSSAYVQSYRFRLLLEPSALLESSYRLDEAALKVCRAEQQALVDGAVYTASPAQLFDANTHLHETIASFSGNLFILDSLRRLNRVRRLMEYRKAVDRNQAARRCQEHLTLIDMLLADRREAAADFMRLHLRDAAREKAAAAEAERAHN, from the coding sequence ATGACGCGTCAACTCGCAACCCAGCTCGCGGCGGATATTCAGCAGTACATCGCCGCCAACCAGTTGCCCACGGGCACACGCCTGCCCGAGCGGGGGCTGGCAGAACATTTCCGCGTCTCTAGATCGCCGGTGCGCGAGGCTTTGAAGCGCCTGGCTGCGCAGTCGGTGATCGAAGCGCACGCCGATGGCGGGTATGCCGTGGCAGACGTCCGAGAGGGGAGCCCGAGCCCCTCGGCGCTTGCGCCGGATGCGGCGAATGACAGCAGCGAGTCGACCTATCTGCGCATCGCTGAAGATCGCTTGAACGGCCTATTGCCGGATCGGGTGACTGAGAACGAATTGATTCGGCGTTACGGGCCTACACGCAACCAGCTCACAGGCATCCTGCGGCGCATGGTCCATGAGGGTTGGGTCGAAAGACTGCCAGGCCATGGCTGGGCGTTTCTGCCGACGCTGTCTTCTTCAAGCGCGTACGTGCAGAGTTATCGCTTCCGTTTGCTGCTCGAGCCTTCAGCACTTCTCGAAAGCTCGTACCGCCTCGACGAAGCCGCTCTGAAGGTCTGCCGGGCTGAGCAACAGGCCCTCGTCGATGGGGCGGTGTATACGGCATCGCCCGCTCAGCTCTTTGATGCAAACACCCATTTGCACGAGACCATCGCGAGCTTTTCAGGAAACCTCTTCATCCTCGATTCGCTTCGGCGTTTGAACCGCGTGCGAAGGCTGATGGAATACCGCAAGGCCGTCGACAGAAACCAAGCAGCCCGCCGTTGCCAGGAACACTTGACGCTGATCGACATGCTGCTGGCAGATCGTCGTGAGGCAGCTGCGGACTTCATGCGCCTGCACCTTCGAGATGCAGCAAGAGAGAAAGCTGCGGCTGCAGAAGCCGAGCGAGCGCACAACTAG
- a CDS encoding KTSC domain-containing protein → MRFIILSALALICQVATAETVQVKYHGVVSLDAFACEDVKESSDVSRICYDKAERYMVIRLRTTHYHYCEIDAATVQGLQRASSKRLFFETRIRGSGADGPFDCRTHPIPKKYRQ, encoded by the coding sequence TTGAGATTCATCATCCTTTCGGCGCTCGCCTTGATATGCCAGGTCGCCACGGCGGAAACCGTCCAAGTCAAATATCACGGCGTCGTTTCACTTGACGCGTTCGCGTGTGAGGATGTTAAAGAGAGCAGTGACGTTTCGCGCATTTGCTACGACAAAGCCGAGCGGTACATGGTCATTCGGCTCAGGACGACCCACTACCACTATTGCGAAATCGACGCCGCGACAGTGCAAGGCCTCCAAAGGGCCAGTTCGAAGCGGCTGTTCTTCGAAACCCGCATTCGCGGAAGCGGTGCGGACGGACCATTCGACTGCCGAACGCACCCTATCCCGAAGAAGTATCGGCAGTAA
- a CDS encoding acyltransferase, protein MQKNSLRLEQLTSLRFFAALAIVFHHLAGQMGVGAASVNLGQGVSFFFVLSGFILAYVYPHLPDRKAIAGFWRARVARIWPAHVASFLLGWWLLGYKIEPATAIAYLALVQAWVPSWNFYFSYNAVAWSISTEFFFYLCFPFLLHRWSTTWRVKLGGAALLLLVLLWACSALALPALVSSSGDAFQPSQHGLIYINPLSRVLEFIVGMAVAQLFRNKRYVVGMSLGTALEIGGLVLCILNIYGSRYAVEVVASMVPDAPVIQWLVHSSSLFSFAALIYVMAHGRGRVSALLQFRPLVLLGEISFSMYLVHQILISYYASNKGRFVRVDEHLDLLVFFGVLVLLSYLMWRCVEIPARAVLTGSLGRVKVDLKRSLGPAFAALLLCITLATVLTRSGGADFISEREAALMTPASMASQTGSVFGNRFELRGLDVRCLADGIELDLAWRSRIDQPYVYTNAIHLIDASGAIVAQQDYGQPTGAPAKMGQMWKEHVSLPASKLRPSMTSIALAVYRGTDLLAIDKGNTDWGGRRLIIPLPECQPRHS, encoded by the coding sequence ATGCAGAAAAACAGCCTTCGCCTCGAGCAACTCACCTCGCTTCGATTCTTTGCCGCTCTGGCGATCGTGTTCCACCATCTGGCCGGACAAATGGGCGTGGGAGCGGCGAGTGTCAACTTGGGCCAGGGCGTCTCGTTCTTCTTTGTTCTTTCCGGATTCATCCTTGCGTACGTGTACCCGCACCTGCCGGACCGCAAGGCAATCGCAGGTTTCTGGCGCGCCCGCGTCGCCCGGATCTGGCCGGCCCACGTCGCCAGCTTCCTGCTGGGATGGTGGCTGCTCGGCTACAAGATCGAGCCTGCCACGGCCATTGCGTACCTGGCGCTTGTGCAGGCATGGGTTCCGTCCTGGAACTTCTATTTCTCCTACAACGCCGTTGCCTGGAGCATCTCGACAGAGTTCTTCTTCTATCTGTGCTTTCCCTTTTTGCTGCACCGTTGGAGCACGACCTGGCGCGTCAAGCTGGGAGGGGCGGCGCTTCTGCTGCTCGTGCTGCTATGGGCCTGCAGCGCGTTGGCGCTTCCGGCATTGGTCTCCTCCAGTGGCGATGCGTTTCAGCCGTCGCAGCATGGCCTCATCTACATCAACCCACTCAGTCGGGTGCTCGAGTTCATTGTCGGGATGGCTGTCGCCCAGTTATTTCGAAACAAGCGATATGTGGTTGGCATGTCATTGGGCACCGCTCTCGAAATTGGTGGCCTCGTTCTTTGCATACTCAATATCTACGGCTCGAGGTATGCGGTTGAAGTGGTTGCCAGCATGGTTCCGGATGCCCCGGTAATCCAGTGGCTCGTGCACAGTTCTTCCCTCTTTTCGTTTGCGGCGCTCATCTATGTGATGGCACACGGCCGCGGCCGCGTTTCGGCGCTTCTGCAATTTCGCCCTCTGGTTCTTCTTGGCGAGATCAGCTTCTCGATGTACCTGGTTCATCAGATACTGATTTCTTACTATGCAAGCAACAAGGGACGCTTCGTGCGGGTCGACGAACACCTCGATCTTCTTGTCTTCTTCGGGGTGCTGGTTCTTCTCTCCTACCTGATGTGGCGTTGCGTCGAGATTCCTGCCAGGGCCGTGCTGACCGGCTCGCTGGGCCGGGTCAAGGTCGACCTCAAAAGATCGCTCGGCCCGGCGTTCGCCGCGCTCCTGCTGTGCATCACGCTGGCAACCGTACTCACACGGTCCGGCGGCGCCGACTTCATCAGCGAGAGAGAGGCCGCCCTGATGACGCCCGCATCAATGGCCTCGCAAACCGGCTCCGTATTCGGCAACCGCTTCGAGTTGCGGGGGCTCGATGTGCGATGCCTCGCGGATGGCATTGAACTCGACCTTGCATGGCGAAGCAGGATCGACCAGCCTTACGTCTACACGAACGCGATCCACCTGATCGATGCCAGCGGCGCGATCGTCGCGCAACAGGACTACGGCCAGCCAACGGGGGCGCCGGCGAAAATGGGCCAGATGTGGAAGGAGCACGTCTCTCTGCCGGCAAGCAAGCTGCGGCCTTCGATGACGTCGATCGCGCTCGCCGTGTACCGGGGAACCGACCTTCTTGCCATCGACAAGGGGAACACCGACTGGGGAGGCAGGCGACTGATCATTCCGTTGCCTGAATGCCAGCCGCGCCACAGTTGA
- a CDS encoding class I SAM-dependent methyltransferase, producing MLGDILLPNVALENSGKYFHSKLEWTSEAMIANATYFGNAQWAQEYLDYCHRDPHFKSRWLAAGGDWTGKVVIDLGCGPGNIFATLGGDPKLLVGVDVAPGSLELAAKQGYTAVLADAAKTPFRSNVADIVAINASLHHCDDMGAVLREAARLVKPDGLLITDHDPQLTAWDYRGVAKLMWNARLWIYRAARYGFHKTGSQQLWGLRTEVHHQPGDGVTKEFFCTTLEPLGFEVSVYPHNHQIGAEALSGQVGAAQWKYRLGNMLSGRRPSSPSSALSLMCVARRRGEPAAVGA from the coding sequence ATGCTAGGTGATATCTTATTGCCCAATGTGGCTCTCGAGAATTCCGGTAAATATTTCCATTCCAAACTTGAATGGACATCCGAGGCGATGATTGCAAATGCCACCTATTTTGGCAATGCGCAATGGGCCCAGGAATACCTGGATTACTGTCATCGCGACCCGCACTTCAAGAGCCGGTGGCTCGCCGCAGGCGGCGACTGGACCGGCAAGGTGGTCATCGATCTGGGCTGCGGGCCCGGCAACATCTTTGCCACGCTGGGCGGAGATCCCAAATTGCTGGTCGGCGTAGATGTGGCCCCCGGCTCCCTCGAACTGGCGGCGAAGCAGGGCTATACAGCGGTACTGGCCGATGCAGCGAAAACGCCTTTTCGCTCGAACGTGGCGGACATCGTCGCCATCAATGCGTCGCTGCATCATTGCGACGACATGGGTGCCGTGCTGCGCGAAGCCGCCCGGCTGGTCAAGCCGGATGGCCTGCTGATTACCGATCACGACCCGCAGCTCACCGCATGGGATTACAGGGGCGTGGCCAAGCTGATGTGGAATGCGCGCCTGTGGATCTATCGCGCCGCCAGGTATGGCTTTCACAAAACTGGCAGCCAACAATTGTGGGGTCTGCGAACCGAGGTCCACCACCAGCCCGGCGACGGTGTCACCAAAGAGTTTTTTTGTACGACGCTCGAGCCGCTGGGCTTCGAAGTCAGCGTCTATCCCCACAACCATCAAATTGGCGCCGAGGCGCTGTCGGGCCAGGTGGGCGCCGCGCAATGGAAATACCGGCTGGGCAATATGTTGTCCGGCCGCAGGCCATCGTCGCCCAGCAGCGCGCTGTCATTGATGTGCGTGGCCCGGCGACGGGGCGAACCGGCAGCGGTTGGCGCTTGA